DNA from Elaeis guineensis isolate ETL-2024a chromosome 2, EG11, whole genome shotgun sequence:
CTTCTCTCCCTTCCTCCAGATCCCCCAGCGCGTGCTTCCCTTCTCCAGCACATGTGAGAAGCTGGGCCCTATCTGCCTGGGCCTCCCAGTTCGTGGCCCCCACCAAATAAAGCATGAGCCCGGCACAACAAACCTGGGCTGCCAACAGTCCCACCCAGAGCCCAACGAAACCCACCCCTACGCCGAACCCCAGCCCTACCGCCACCGGCATCCCCACCAAGTAAAACGCCCCCAGGTTAACGCGCGCCGCGTGTGCCGGCCGCGCACTCCCCCTCAAGACCCCGCACCCCACCGTCTGCGGGCAGTTCCCGAGCTCGCACAACCCAACGATCGGCAGCGCAGCCGCCGTCAGCCGTAGGATCTCTCCATCGCTTGTGAACATCCGGCCCCACCGCTCCCTCACCCCCGCCGCGAACCCCATCGCCACCATCCCCATCCCCGCCGCCACTGCCACCGCCACCGCCGCCGCGGCCTGCGCGCCCGCCGGCCGGTTGGCCCCCAGCTCGTTCCCCACCCTCGTCGACGCCCCGAACCCGATCGAAGAAGGAAAAACGTAAAGCAAGGCGGTGGTTTGGATGAGGACTCCCATGGCGGCGACGGCGGGTTTGGGATCAGGGAGGAGGCCACAGAGGAGGATCATGAGCTCGTACCACCACCACTCAAGGCAGACAGAAGCGCAGCTCGGGGCGGCGAGGCGGGCGAGGGGGCCCCACCCGGAAAGGGCCTCGGAGTTGGGGGCCCGCCATGCCGGGTCGCGGAGGAGGTGAGGGAGAAGGCAGATGAGGAAGGACAGGTTGGCTGCGGCGGAGGCGACCGCGACTCCGGGTGCGCCGAGGTGGAGCCGACCGACCAAGAGGAGCCCCGCGGGGAAGTGGAGCGCCGCAGAGACAGTGGCGGCGACGGTGAGGGGGCGAGTGATCCCCTGTGACCGAAGGTATATTCTAATGGGATGGATAAAAGAGAAGGAGATGAGGTCGGGGAGGGTATAAAGGAGGTAACTTTGGGCGAGAGAGGTGATTTCGGGGTCTTGGTGGAGGAAAAGGAGGATCTTTGACATGTGGAGCCAGAGGACGGCAATGGGGAGAGAAGAACAGAGGAGAAAGATAACAGAGCGGTGGAGGGTGAGGAAGAGGAGCTTGGGCTGGTTGGCACCGAAGGCCTGCGAACAGAGGGGCTCCATTCCGAGGGAGAGGCCAGAAAGAACGGAGTAGCCGGTGATGTTGGCGAAGGCGATGGCGAGAGAACCGGCGGCGAGGGGGAGGTCGCCGAGGAAGCCGAGGAAGAGCATGGAGAGGATGGAGCGGGAGTAGATGAGGAGAGCTGTGACGGCGATGGGGAAGGAGAGGTGGAAGAGGGCGGCCGCCTCCTTTATAGTCTCGGCCGGAGGCGGCAGGGGGAGGAGTAGGTGAGGCTTCGTTACAGTTTCTCTCGTTGGCGAGTGGCTCTGGTTCTTCCACGGCTTTGTCGGAAGGGAGACATGGGGCTTGCTGGCGACGCTGGTATTGCACATGCTGTTGGGTTTAAGAGGGTCGAAAGATTGTGTTTTGGGGTGTAGACACTGAATGGAGGGAGGGAAGGGAGGAGGGGTTACCAAGCAAATCTGTGTTGCTTCCGTTACGAGGATCTTTGATTGTTAGCGTTACGACAACCATTTAGCGCGAGATGGCCAGAAGGAGATGGGTTTGCTTAAATAGAAACGGGATCCTCTGCTGTGCGACGACCGGTGCGATTGTGGATCGTCATCACGTCGTTTATTTTAAAGATTGATGGTCCCTTTTCATGTTCTGTACATGTATCATGCGGCAAATCATATGGGCATACTCCTGGAATGAAAAGGAGTTGCCCATCTCTAAGATGGATAAGGTAGCCGCTATACATATCGATacaaaattttatcacataataaAGAATCTAGACTCGTTTAAATAAAAAGTACAAATCATGTATGGTGCACCATATATAGTGCAGAGTATAGTGCAGAGTACTGTATTACGCTCGATTGCCACTATCAGGAAATGGATGATTATCAACAtgccatatataatatattattgtgGAAGGTCATCTATTTCCTAATGTTGGCTATTGAACGATTTTACAACTCTTTATGGTGTATACAATGCATTGCAAGGGATCATGGTTCTTAAATATGAGCGTTGAGGAAGATGGCTTGTTTTAAGCTTGAACTTATGACTTACCTGATTGCTCACATGATCTAAAGAAATTTCTCCCTAGATGGATGCCATTCATTGGTTACTTGTGGCACGTGGATTGACTCCACTctggaattaaaaaaataataatatatatatatatatatatataatagctcATATTTGCAAATATATGTGCTCAGCATATGTAGGTAATTTAATAGATCCTAGTGTTTCAGGTTTTGATAGATTCTATTGCGACTTGTTCAGCATATGCGATTGGTAGCATTAAAGCTTTCGTGACTTTATATTTGCTTCAGAAATTCCGTGCCCATAGCCTCAAAACAGGTTGTGGTGGTGATTTTGGTTAATGTTCAATTTGACGTCATGATTGTAGATGATGATGGAAATAAGCTTGAAAAGTAAACTTGCATACATTTTCATACCTAAATGGACCTTTGCTGCTTCCTGGATTACCGTCAACATTAGCAACACAAATCCTGCAAAAAACCAGCATTTCACATATTACATGGAATTCTCGTGCTACCATTACAAAGATAAATAATATAAAGTTGCGCCTGACACAACTTACTTGAGAATTTTTTTGTTACATCAGCACTGCTTGATGGTAAGAAAAGGCTGCAGGCCATAACTATCCATGGGTGATGGGGGAACCAGTGAGAATGCCCAATCTATACAGATGTAGCCGAAGTCAAGTCTACATTGTTTGTGTCGATCGTCCGGTAGACTTCAAACTTTATTCTTCCCTGCACCCGTGGCGAGGGCCTAGGATAGGCGGCTAATCCATCCACACTGTGACCCCACCTGTAGCTCTCAGGTTATGGCCAACCAAGAAAGGGCTCTATCCAATGAATTCAAGTCAagtgggctttttttttttatgaaaatttccaAGCAACGttactttttcttttgaaaaatctcACCCTCCCTGTGATTTACAAGTGTAATGGGGCCATCCATTAAGCCTCTTTACAAGATAAACGGCTTCAATCTAATTGGCGGTGTTGATGGGCCAACAAACTACAGCATCAGCCATCACTAGTAGCGTATCCGATACCTCCCAATCTTTtggtataattataaaaatacagCACACGCATACTACTATGTATGCGGTGAAAAAGATCCCATTAGCCTAAAACGGTCATTTTAACGGCTCGCATGGTCATTAGATTAGTACTAATAAAGTACCTCGGCAGCAATGATTGAAGCGTTCTAAACTAGAGATTGGCCCGTCCCTCCACGACACGTGGAGTCCACACGTGCGGATTAGCACCGGCAAGATTCCAATAAGCGGTACCAGGCTGGATGGGGCCTTTAATCCGATTGGCCGGCTTGATTTGATGTctgtttttgaatatttttaattccAGAGAACTCTTGACATGTACGAGAGACGACGTAATAAATTCACGTCAGTAGCGTGTGAGTCACATACAAGATGGTGGATGTGATACAAAAAAATTTGTGGTTGGTGACGGCATATGGAAATTTATTTTTCCACCAAAAGTAGTCACGGGCTCACAGTCCGGGAGCTTGGTCGCGTCAAAAGGGAGGAGGATGGAAGAAGTGACGCGACGGGGCCCGTGGAATGGGCGGGAGTTGTGGTTTTACCCGGCAAGTCATTGCGAAAGGAGACAGCGGTTTCTGAATTTACCTTTGCAAGAACTTATTGCTGGACTCTAaactcaattttttctcttttatatatatatatatatatatatatacatacacgcgcgcgcgcgcgcgcgtgtaCATACATCCTTCTCCCTACAGTAGTTATATATGCTCGAATAATAAATCAGGGAAGAGGATGCAGATGAAATGCCAATAACTTATTTGTGACTTGTTCACTTGAGATATTTAGGTTATAAAAATAGAATCAGCAATCTAAATTAGGCTCAAAAGTCCATTCCACATGCTGTCCAGACCATACATGTGGAGGGACCATAATTACTCACTTCCAACAAACCTGAGCTCTAATATAATGTTGAAAAATATTCCAAAAATAGTTTTTGAAGGCAACAAAAGGTTAATCAAGCTTAGCTTTAATATTTAATACACCTAGCTATactttaaaaagaaaaatcactTAGTTGTTATTGAGATTTAGGGATAAAAAACCAAGCTGTTCTTTCTTTCATGTTCCTCTAGTTGATTTTAGGTATGAGTTCCAAATGTAAACTCATAAGCCAACTCAACAAGCTAGCTCTAGAGCTCAAGTTTGTATACATAATTTTATTAGCTAAAGAGTGTCTGGATTTTTGATAAGCTAACTAACTTAAGAATGATccctagaaatttttattttattttctataaacaaATTAGTTTATGGTGAGTGCAATGCACGTGACATGAAATTGAAAAAGAGTTTATAGGGAAACCTGTTAATCGAAGTGGCTTGGCGACAATGTAGAGGTGCGTGCATCACATCACATACCGTTGCAGTAGAATGGATGATTTTAAGGCAACTGCAGTACGTCAATAAATATCAAACTTTTTATAAATAGCTAGacattttatttagattatttgTTTTTAACCTATTACATCTATTGCATATATCCAAATAGTATCATCCGTGATTATCATACAATGTTTGATGCTTgacgagaaaaaaaataaagttgtCCAAAGGTTATGTTTCATATGAAATAAAGTAGCAATATTGCCCAAGAAATGTCTCATTACTATCAAATAAATTTGTAAAATTATTATCAAGAGAGAAATAAATGCCCTAGTTAAACTTATTTATTGTTAAGCTTTTTTAATCTTTGACTCATTATGCCTGATGCAAAGGAAAAGGTGACCCATTCAAATTTATCAAATACACGAGGTAAATAGGAGCTATTATgtccagatatttttttaataatacctAGAGATAAATGCTATTAAGTATCATTATTTGAATTaaatactatttaaaaaaaata
Protein-coding regions in this window:
- the LOC105040338 gene encoding protein DETOXIFICATION 51-like → MCNTSVASKPHVSLPTKPWKNQSHSPTRETVTKPHLLLPLPPPAETIKEAAALFHLSFPIAVTALLIYSRSILSMLFLGFLGDLPLAAGSLAIAFANITGYSVLSGLSLGMEPLCSQAFGANQPKLLFLTLHRSVIFLLCSSLPIAVLWLHMSKILLFLHQDPEITSLAQSYLLYTLPDLISFSFIHPIRIYLRSQGITRPLTVAATVSAALHFPAGLLLVGRLHLGAPGVAVASAAANLSFLICLLPHLLRDPAWRAPNSEALSGWGPLARLAAPSCASVCLEWWWYELMILLCGLLPDPKPAVAAMGVLIQTTALLYVFPSSIGFGASTRVGNELGANRPAGAQAAAAVAVAVAAGMGMVAMGFAAGVRERWGRMFTSDGEILRLTAAALPIVGLCELGNCPQTVGCGVLRGSARPAHAARVNLGAFYLVGMPVAVGLGFGVGVGFVGLWVGLLAAQVCCAGLMLYLVGATNWEAQADRAQLLTCAGEGKHALGDLEEGREALLEGEEKEEVDCCETSVPVKVSDLEREQ